GTCATCCGGGTGTTATGTTGTGGTAGGCGTTCGCGTTGATCCGGATGCCGGCCGCAGCAACCCGAGACCGATGTCGATGAGCGCATTTCGTCAGAGTGTCGAAGCCATGATTCCGGCCCTGCGCCGCTATGCGCGCGCGCTGGCGCGCGATGCCGATGTCGCCGACGACCTGGTGCAGGACACGCTGGTGCGGGCCCTGCGTTCGGAGCGGCTGTTTCTCGGCGGCGACGTCAGGAGCTGGCTCTACACCATCCTGACCAACCTCAACAAGAACCGGCGGCGGTCGCTGGCGCGGCGGCCGCAATTCGTGCCGCTGCTCGACAACAATCCCGACGCCAGCGGCACCGAGGCCGAAGGCCGCGACATCGCCCGCGCGCTCGCCACGCTGGTCGAGGAGCAGCGCTCGGTGCTGCTTTTGGTGATGCTGGAGGGATTGAGCTATCGCGAGGTCGCCGACATCCAGGGCGTGCCGATCGGCACCGTGATGTCGCGGCTTGCCCGCGCCCGCGCCCATGTCAAGGCCGCGCTCGAGGGCGAGCGGCCGGCGCTGCGGCGGGTGAAATGATGGCGACCCCCATGCGTGAGATTTCCAGAGAAGCCGCGAACCTTTCGCTCCAGAAGAGACAACGACCATGACCGAGCCGAACATTCCCGTCACCGAAGACGAACTGCACGCCTTCGTCGACAACGAACTGCCGCCGGAGCGGCGCGGCGATGTCGAGGCATGGCTCGCGGCGCACCCCGACGATGCCGAGCGCGTGCAATCGTGGCGGGCGATGGCCGAGGCGCTGCATGCGCGCTACGACGCGGTTGCCGACGAGCCGGTGCCGAAGCGGCTCGAGATCGAACGGCTGGTGCAACAGCCGCGCAAATGGATGTACGGCGCGATCGCCGCCACGCTGGTGGCGTTCATCGCCGGCGGCGGCACCGGCTGGCTGGCGCGTGGCGTGGCCGCTTCGCCGTCTGCGTTCCAGAGTTTCACGGTGGATGCGCTGGACGCGCACCGGCTCTACGTCGTCGAGGTACGTCATCCGGTCGAGGTGCCCGGCAGCGAACGCACGCATCTGCAGGCCTGGCTGACCAAGCGCTGCGGCTGGGACGTCCGCGCGCCGGAGCTGGACGCCACCGGGTTGAAACTGGTCGGCGGCAGGCTGCTGCCCGGCCCGACGGGACCAGCGTCGTTCCTGATGTATGAGAGCGCCTCGGGCGAGCGCTTCACGATCTACACCGCCAAGGCCGACGCCGAAACGACGCAGATGCGTTATGCCAGGCAGGATAATGACGGCGCGCTGTTCTGGGCCGACCGCGGCGTGGCCTATGTGGTCAGCGGCAGCAGCGACCGCGAACGCCTGACGCAGGTGGCGCGGATGGTCTACGACCAGAACGAGAAGAGCGGCGGGTAAATTACTGCGGGTAGACTTGGCGTCCCAATTCCGACACCGAAAATCTGGAATCAAGTCATCGCCACGTCTCAAAAACGCACCGGGTGATCACGCGAAATTGAGGTGCGCTCGATCCGCCGATCGACCGCGAAGTCGGCCTCGACTGGGGTTTTTGTACCGCGCTGGTCCCCCGGTCGAGGCCGCACCTTTTTTCAAAGGCGATATATTTTTCCAAACGCTACAGGTCGCTGCGCGGATTGTACGGATGTGCGTCGCGCCACTTCTGCATCAACGTCTCGAGTTCGGAATCGTTCCCGTCCGGCAGCATGATGCGGGTGGTGACGAACAGGTCGCCGGTCGCGCCGGCGGCCGGCTTCGGCAGTCCCTTGCCCTTGAGGCGAAACGTTCTCCCGCTCGAGGTGTTCTTCGGTATCGACAATTCGACCGCGCTGCCCAGCGTCGGCACGCGGACCTTGCCGCCGAGCACCGCTTCATAAAGCGTGATCGGCAGATCGACCCGCAGGTCGCTGCCGTCGACCTTGAAGAAGGCGTGCGGCGCAATGCTGACCGTGATCAGGAGATCGCCGGGCCGGTGGCCGTGCGCGGTCTCGCCCTGCCCCTTGAGCCGGATCTGCTGGCCGGCGGTGACGCCGGCGGGAATCTTGACGTTGAGTTCCTTGCCGGTCGGCAGCCGGACGCGCTTTTCCACGCCCTTGACCGCCTCTTCCAAGGACACCGTCATGGCGACGGAAAGATCGAGATCGAGCCCGATGCCGCCGGTTTCGAACTCGAAGCCGCCGCCCGGCCGCGCGCCGCGCCCGGCACCGCCGAACATGCTGTTGAGGATGTCCTCAAAGCCGCCGCTGCCACCGCTGCGGAAGGTGTGGGTCTCGAAGCCGCCGGGCCCGGCACGGCCGCGCGGGTCACCGCCCCCGGGAAAGCCGCCACCTTGAAAGCCTTGGAAGCGCGGCTTGCCCTCGGCGTCGATCTCGCCGCGGTCGAACTGCTTGCGCTTGGTCTCGTCGCCGATGATCTCGTTGGCCGAGTTCAGCTCGGCAAAGCGCGCCGCGGATTTCGGATCGTTCTTGTTGGCGTCGGGGTGATGCTTCTTGGCGAGCTTGCGATAGGCACTCTTGATCGCCGCAGCGCTGGCGCCCCGCGGCACCCCCAAGACCTCATAGGGGTCGCGCATCCGTCACGTCTCCTCTAAAGCGTTTTCGAGCGAAGTGGATACCGGTTCGCATGAAGAAAACGCGTCCAAACAAAAGACTAGAGCCCGATTCTGATGCAATCAGAACCGAAAGGCTCCAGGGAAACCAGATCATCGATTCCGGGCGATTGGCCCGCTTCAAGCTTCATCTGGGGTGGCCGTTGCATTTCTGCAACGGGATTCAGCCCCGTGTCCACGGCTTTAGCGTATGAATCTCCCATCGGCCATGGCCGGCCTTGCAGGCGGCGCCCTGCAGCCAGCTTTCGGAGCGGCCGTTGACGTAGCTCGCCAGGAAATCCCGGCAGGTGCGTCCCTCGGAGGAATAGGCCTGGGCCAGCGGCGTCACCGAGCCCCGCGCGCCGGTCTCGGGATTTTCCCAGGGCTGGCTGGAATCCTTGTCGCCCTTGGTCAGCACGTCGGAGGCGGCATTGCGGGTGAAGGCGAGGTCGCTCTCGGTCGGCACCGGGGGCTTGGCGGGGCCGATCGAGCCGGTCACCTCATTGTCGTCCATCTTGGCGAAGGCGCCGTCGCCGCGGGACAGGCTGCAGCCACCCGAGCCGATGCCGATTAGAATCGCTGTCATCACCGCGCCCACGGGGCGGATCGCCGATAGGCCAATGCGTTC
The genomic region above belongs to Bradyrhizobium sediminis and contains:
- a CDS encoding RNA polymerase sigma factor, with the protein product MSAFRQSVEAMIPALRRYARALARDADVADDLVQDTLVRALRSERLFLGGDVRSWLYTILTNLNKNRRRSLARRPQFVPLLDNNPDASGTEAEGRDIARALATLVEEQRSVLLLVMLEGLSYREVADIQGVPIGTVMSRLARARAHVKAALEGERPALRRVK
- a CDS encoding RT0821/Lpp0805 family surface protein yields the protein MTAILIGIGSGGCSLSRGDGAFAKMDDNEVTGSIGPAKPPVPTESDLAFTRNAASDVLTKGDKDSSQPWENPETGARGSVTPLAQAYSSEGRTCRDFLASYVNGRSESWLQGAACKAGHGRWEIHTLKPWTRG
- a CDS encoding DnaJ C-terminal domain-containing protein, coding for MRDPYEVLGVPRGASAAAIKSAYRKLAKKHHPDANKNDPKSAARFAELNSANEIIGDETKRKQFDRGEIDAEGKPRFQGFQGGGFPGGGDPRGRAGPGGFETHTFRSGGSGGFEDILNSMFGGAGRGARPGGGFEFETGGIGLDLDLSVAMTVSLEEAVKGVEKRVRLPTGKELNVKIPAGVTAGQQIRLKGQGETAHGHRPGDLLITVSIAPHAFFKVDGSDLRVDLPITLYEAVLGGKVRVPTLGSAVELSIPKNTSSGRTFRLKGKGLPKPAAGATGDLFVTTRIMLPDGNDSELETLMQKWRDAHPYNPRSDL
- a CDS encoding anti-sigma factor family protein → MTEPNIPVTEDELHAFVDNELPPERRGDVEAWLAAHPDDAERVQSWRAMAEALHARYDAVADEPVPKRLEIERLVQQPRKWMYGAIAATLVAFIAGGGTGWLARGVAASPSAFQSFTVDALDAHRLYVVEVRHPVEVPGSERTHLQAWLTKRCGWDVRAPELDATGLKLVGGRLLPGPTGPASFLMYESASGERFTIYTAKADAETTQMRYARQDNDGALFWADRGVAYVVSGSSDRERLTQVARMVYDQNEKSGG